One part of the Triplophysa dalaica isolate WHDGS20190420 chromosome 25, ASM1584641v1, whole genome shotgun sequence genome encodes these proteins:
- the epb41a gene encoding protein 4.1 isoform X1, with product MTTDEAESVHKKQVCEQHQEEEDPTAQEPGPPHTAQDSPSGTSLPPGGSEEEQQLKPRQRSSAGRGLSRLFSSFLKHRSQCSEGEGVETERARDEGCDEPKAPIADPEPELRLEGDVALDQHSISSAENQQILADQKEDAELESGKGERVEKGEKEKKEKKEKKDKKEKKEKADKEKTDKTEKKAKSEKKEKTEKTEKKEKKEKEKKEKKNENKAKAVEKEKERETDKEQEEEEPKAEDTGGPETEGKVEEEKEGEKGEEENTAEEEGKKQKASRRPRIMHCKVKLLDDTLFECELDKHAKGQDLFAKVCDHLNLLEKDYYGLAIWETPSIKTWLDFTKEIRRQVQGTNYDFTFNVKFYPPDPAQLSEDLTRYYLCLQLRKDIKSGRLPCSFVTLALLGSYALQSELGEYDLEVHGTDYAKDLQLIPGQTKELEEKVMELHRTYRSMSPAQADMMFLENAKKLAMYGLDLHQAKDLDGVDIMLGVCSSGLMVYKEKLRINRFPWPKVLKVSYKRSSFFIKIRPSDLEHYESAIGFKLPNYTAAKKLWKVCVEHHTFFRLVSTEAATTPRKFLALGSKFRFSGRTQAQTRQASSMIDRPAPCFQRSASKRASRSLDGAMVSTPDKNTRPVSAPIMSPISLVDAAPSPVVPSAARTDRKQTSTPTGRPRSTERKSEMKAEAHVTDSSKTHSTKAEGTPEIKTVARRERRHRDAQVVTATNGERKSQSPRAGTEVVRMRKKRAKKIEGETIYIRHSNLMLEDVEKTQTEIMRHHTSISELKRSFMESAPVPRPSEWDKRLSTHSPFRTASFNGQMQPDSPVVKTKTITISDVSNSLRGEIAIKDIPIVHTETKTITYESAQTNAVSEKESGMLLSAQTITSETVSTTTTTQITKTVKGGISETRIEKRIVITGDTEIDHDKALAQAIKEAKEQHPDMSVTKVVVHQETEITPE from the exons ATGACGACAGACGAGGCGGAGAGCGTTCATAAGAAACAGGTGTGCGAGCAGCATCAAGAAGAGGAGGACCCCACTGCTCAGGAGCCAGGCCCCCCTCACACAGCTCAGGACAGCCCCTCGGGCACCTCGCTGCCCCCCGGGGGCTCGGAGGAAGAACAGCAGCTAAAGCCGCGGCAGCGCTCGTCAGCGGGCCGCGGCCTCTCCCGCCTCTTCTCCTCCTTCCTGAAGCACCGTTCACAGTGCTCGGAGGGTGAGGGGGTGGAGACGGAGAGGGCCCGGGATGAAGGCTGCGACGAACCCAAAGCTCCCATTGCAGACCCTGAGCCAGAACTACGCTTAGAGGGTGATGTTGCACTAGACCAGCACTCAATCAGCAGTGCTGAAAACCAG CAAATCTTAGCGGATCAAAAGGAAGACGCAGAGCTGGAGTCAGGAAAGGGAGAAAGGGTGGAGAAGGGGGAgaaggagaagaaagaaaagaaagaaaagaaagacaagAAAGAGAAGAAGGAAAAGGCAGATAAGGAGAAGACCGACAAGACAGAAAAGAAAGCGAAGAgcgagaagaaagagaaaaccgagaagacagaaaagaaagagaagaaggaGAAGGAGAAAAAGGAGAAGAAGAACGAGAACAAGGCCAAAGCTGTTGAGAAGGAGAAGGAGCGAGAAACAGATAAAGAgcaagaagaggaagagcccaAAGCAGAAGACACGGGGGGACCAGAAACAGAGGGAAAGGTGGAAGAGGAAAAAGAAGGCGAGAAAGGGGAGGAAGAAAACACAGCTGAGGAGGAAGGGAAGAAGCAGAAAGCATCTCGCCGCCCCAGGATCATGCACTGCAAAGTCAAGCTGCTGGATGATACATTGTTCGAGTGTGAGCTCGAT aaACATGCCAAAGGCCAGGACCTGTTTGCAAAGGTGTGCGACCACCTCAACCTGTTAGAAAAGGACTATTACGGTCTGGCCATATGGGAGACACCATCAATAAAG ACATGGCTAGACTTTACCAAGGAAATCAGACGACAAGTACAAG GCACCAACTAtgatttcacatttaatgtGAAGTTCTACCCACCTGATCCAGCTCAGCTATCAGAGGACCTCACCAG GTACTACCTGTGTCTGCAGCTGCGAAAGGACATCAAGAGTGGCCGTTTGCCCTGCTCTTTTGTGACTCTGGCCCTGCTTGGCTCTTACGCCCTGCAGTCTGAACTGGGCGAGTACGACCTGGAGGTCCACGGCACTGACTATGCCAAGGATCTCCAGCTGATCCCAGGACAGACCAAAGAACTTGAGGAGAAGGTCATGGAGCTGCATCGCACATACAG GTCTATGAGCCCAGCTCAGGCTGACATGATGTTCCTGGAGAACGCCAAAAAACTTGCCATGTACGGGCTTGACCTCCACCAAGCCAAG GATCTGGATGGGGTGGATATCATGTTGGGTGTCTGTTCCAGTGGTCTGATGGTGTATAAAGAAAAGTTGAGGATTAATCGTTTTCCATGGCCGAAAGTTCTCAAAGTCTCCTACAAACGCAGCAGTTTCTTCATTAAGATACGGCCATCTGAT TTGGAGCATTATGAAAGCGCCATTGGCTTTAAACTGCCTAACTACACGGCTGCCAAGAAACTGTGGAAAGTGTGTGTGGAGCATCACACATTCTTCAG GTTAGTGTCCACAGAGGCGGCCACCACTCCCAGGAAGTTCCTGGCTCTGGGATCAAAGTTCCGTTTCAGCGGGCGAACTCAGGCCCAAACCCGTCAGGCCAGCTCCATGATTGACAGACCCGCCCCCTGTTTCCAGCGCTCTGCCAGTAAGAGGGCATCACGCAGCTTAGATGGAG CCATGGTTTCGACCCCGGATAAGAACACCCGTCCGGTCAGCGCTCCCATCATGTCTCCCATCTCCCTGGTCGATGCAGCTCCTTCTCCAGTGGTGCCATCTGCCGCCCGCACGGATCGTAAACAGACATCCACACCCACAGGCCGACCACGCTCCACTGAGAGGAAGAGTGAGATGAAGGCAGAAGCCCATGTGACTGACAGCTCCAAAACACACAGCACCAAAGCAGAGGGCACACCTGAAATAAAG ACGGTAGCCCGGCGAGAACGGCGCCACCGTGACGCCCAGGTGGTGACGGCCACTAATGGGGAGAGAAAGAGCCAG TCACCACGGGCAGGCACAGAGGTGGTGCGCATGAGGAAG AAAAGAGCAAAGAAAATTGAGGGTGAAACTATTTATATCAGACATAGCAATTTAATGTTGGAG GATGTGGAAAAGACCCAGACTGAGATCATGCGTCATCACACTAGCATCAGTGAGCTCAAGCGCAGCTTCATGGAGTCGGCTCCAGTTCCACGGCCCAGCGAGTGGGACAAACGCTTGTCGACCCACTCGCCCTTCCGCACCGCCAGCTTCAACGGCCAGATGCAGCCTGAC TCTCCTGTGGTGAAGACAAAAACTATCACCATTTCTGATGTCTCCAACTCCCTTCGCGGCGAAATCGCCATCAAGGACATTCCAATAGTGCACACAGAAACCAAGACCATCACCTATGAGTCTGCACAG ACCAATGCAGTGTCTGAGAAGGAGTCTGGAATGCTGTTGAGTGCTCAGACGATCACATCTGAGACTGTGAGCACCACCACTACAACCCAGATCACCAAG ACTGTGAAAGGCGGAATCTCAGAGACCCGTATCGAGAAGAGAATTGTGATCACTGGAGACACTGAGATTGACCATGATAAG GCTCTTGCTCAGGCTATAAAGGAGGCAAAAGAGCAGCATCCTGACATGTCTGTCACTAAAGTGGTCGTTCATCAGGAAACAGAGATCACCCCTGAGTAA
- the epb41a gene encoding protein 4.1 isoform X5, whose protein sequence is MTTDEAESVHKKQVCEQHQEEEDPTAQEPGPPHTAQDSPSGTSLPPGGSEEEQQLKPRQRSSAGRGLSRLFSSFLKHRSQCSEGEGVETERARDEGCDEPKAPIADPEPELRLEGDVALDQHSISSAENQQILADQKEDAELESGKGERVEKGEKEKKEKKEKKDKKEKKEKADKEKTDKTEKKAKSEKKEKTEKTEKKEKKEKEKKEKKNENKAKAVEKEKERETDKEQEEEEPKAEDTGGPETEGKVEEEKEGEKGEEENTAEEEGKKQKASRRPRIMHCKVKLLDDTLFECELDKHAKGQDLFAKVCDHLNLLEKDYYGLAIWETPSIKTWLDFTKEIRRQVQGTNYDFTFNVKFYPPDPAQLSEDLTRYYLCLQLRKDIKSGRLPCSFVTLALLGSYALQSELGEYDLEVHGTDYAKDLQLIPGQTKELEEKVMELHRTYRSMSPAQADMMFLENAKKLAMYGLDLHQAKDLDGVDIMLGVCSSGLMVYKEKLRINRFPWPKVLKVSYKRSSFFIKIRPSDLEHYESAIGFKLPNYTAAKKLWKVCVEHHTFFRLVSTEAATTPRKFLALGSKFRFSGRTQAQTRQASSMIDRPAPCFQRSASKRASRSLDGAMVSTPDKNTRPVSAPIMSPISLVDAAPSPVVPSAARTDRKQTSTPTGRPRSTERKSEMKAEAHVTDSSKTHSTKAEGTPEIKKRAKKIEGETIYIRHSNLMLEDVEKTQTEIMRHHTSISELKRSFMESAPVPRPSEWDKRLSTHSPFRTASFNGQMQPDSPVVKTKTITISDVSNSLRGEIAIKDIPIVHTETKTITYESAQTNAVSEKESGMLLSAQTITSETVSTTTTTQITKTVKGGISETRIEKRIVITGDTEIDHDKALAQAIKEAKEQHPDMSVTKVVVHQETEITPE, encoded by the exons ATGACGACAGACGAGGCGGAGAGCGTTCATAAGAAACAGGTGTGCGAGCAGCATCAAGAAGAGGAGGACCCCACTGCTCAGGAGCCAGGCCCCCCTCACACAGCTCAGGACAGCCCCTCGGGCACCTCGCTGCCCCCCGGGGGCTCGGAGGAAGAACAGCAGCTAAAGCCGCGGCAGCGCTCGTCAGCGGGCCGCGGCCTCTCCCGCCTCTTCTCCTCCTTCCTGAAGCACCGTTCACAGTGCTCGGAGGGTGAGGGGGTGGAGACGGAGAGGGCCCGGGATGAAGGCTGCGACGAACCCAAAGCTCCCATTGCAGACCCTGAGCCAGAACTACGCTTAGAGGGTGATGTTGCACTAGACCAGCACTCAATCAGCAGTGCTGAAAACCAG CAAATCTTAGCGGATCAAAAGGAAGACGCAGAGCTGGAGTCAGGAAAGGGAGAAAGGGTGGAGAAGGGGGAgaaggagaagaaagaaaagaaagaaaagaaagacaagAAAGAGAAGAAGGAAAAGGCAGATAAGGAGAAGACCGACAAGACAGAAAAGAAAGCGAAGAgcgagaagaaagagaaaaccgagaagacagaaaagaaagagaagaaggaGAAGGAGAAAAAGGAGAAGAAGAACGAGAACAAGGCCAAAGCTGTTGAGAAGGAGAAGGAGCGAGAAACAGATAAAGAgcaagaagaggaagagcccaAAGCAGAAGACACGGGGGGACCAGAAACAGAGGGAAAGGTGGAAGAGGAAAAAGAAGGCGAGAAAGGGGAGGAAGAAAACACAGCTGAGGAGGAAGGGAAGAAGCAGAAAGCATCTCGCCGCCCCAGGATCATGCACTGCAAAGTCAAGCTGCTGGATGATACATTGTTCGAGTGTGAGCTCGAT aaACATGCCAAAGGCCAGGACCTGTTTGCAAAGGTGTGCGACCACCTCAACCTGTTAGAAAAGGACTATTACGGTCTGGCCATATGGGAGACACCATCAATAAAG ACATGGCTAGACTTTACCAAGGAAATCAGACGACAAGTACAAG GCACCAACTAtgatttcacatttaatgtGAAGTTCTACCCACCTGATCCAGCTCAGCTATCAGAGGACCTCACCAG GTACTACCTGTGTCTGCAGCTGCGAAAGGACATCAAGAGTGGCCGTTTGCCCTGCTCTTTTGTGACTCTGGCCCTGCTTGGCTCTTACGCCCTGCAGTCTGAACTGGGCGAGTACGACCTGGAGGTCCACGGCACTGACTATGCCAAGGATCTCCAGCTGATCCCAGGACAGACCAAAGAACTTGAGGAGAAGGTCATGGAGCTGCATCGCACATACAG GTCTATGAGCCCAGCTCAGGCTGACATGATGTTCCTGGAGAACGCCAAAAAACTTGCCATGTACGGGCTTGACCTCCACCAAGCCAAG GATCTGGATGGGGTGGATATCATGTTGGGTGTCTGTTCCAGTGGTCTGATGGTGTATAAAGAAAAGTTGAGGATTAATCGTTTTCCATGGCCGAAAGTTCTCAAAGTCTCCTACAAACGCAGCAGTTTCTTCATTAAGATACGGCCATCTGAT TTGGAGCATTATGAAAGCGCCATTGGCTTTAAACTGCCTAACTACACGGCTGCCAAGAAACTGTGGAAAGTGTGTGTGGAGCATCACACATTCTTCAG GTTAGTGTCCACAGAGGCGGCCACCACTCCCAGGAAGTTCCTGGCTCTGGGATCAAAGTTCCGTTTCAGCGGGCGAACTCAGGCCCAAACCCGTCAGGCCAGCTCCATGATTGACAGACCCGCCCCCTGTTTCCAGCGCTCTGCCAGTAAGAGGGCATCACGCAGCTTAGATGGAG CCATGGTTTCGACCCCGGATAAGAACACCCGTCCGGTCAGCGCTCCCATCATGTCTCCCATCTCCCTGGTCGATGCAGCTCCTTCTCCAGTGGTGCCATCTGCCGCCCGCACGGATCGTAAACAGACATCCACACCCACAGGCCGACCACGCTCCACTGAGAGGAAGAGTGAGATGAAGGCAGAAGCCCATGTGACTGACAGCTCCAAAACACACAGCACCAAAGCAGAGGGCACACCTGAAATAAAG AAAAGAGCAAAGAAAATTGAGGGTGAAACTATTTATATCAGACATAGCAATTTAATGTTGGAG GATGTGGAAAAGACCCAGACTGAGATCATGCGTCATCACACTAGCATCAGTGAGCTCAAGCGCAGCTTCATGGAGTCGGCTCCAGTTCCACGGCCCAGCGAGTGGGACAAACGCTTGTCGACCCACTCGCCCTTCCGCACCGCCAGCTTCAACGGCCAGATGCAGCCTGAC TCTCCTGTGGTGAAGACAAAAACTATCACCATTTCTGATGTCTCCAACTCCCTTCGCGGCGAAATCGCCATCAAGGACATTCCAATAGTGCACACAGAAACCAAGACCATCACCTATGAGTCTGCACAG ACCAATGCAGTGTCTGAGAAGGAGTCTGGAATGCTGTTGAGTGCTCAGACGATCACATCTGAGACTGTGAGCACCACCACTACAACCCAGATCACCAAG ACTGTGAAAGGCGGAATCTCAGAGACCCGTATCGAGAAGAGAATTGTGATCACTGGAGACACTGAGATTGACCATGATAAG GCTCTTGCTCAGGCTATAAAGGAGGCAAAAGAGCAGCATCCTGACATGTCTGTCACTAAAGTGGTCGTTCATCAGGAAACAGAGATCACCCCTGAGTAA
- the epb41a gene encoding protein 4.1 isoform X7 produces the protein MTTDEAESVHKKQVCEQHQEEEDPTAQEPGPPHTAQDSPSGTSLPPGGSEEEQQLKPRQRSSAGRGLSRLFSSFLKHRSQCSEGEGVETERARDEGCDEPKAPIADPEPELRLEGDVALDQHSISSAENQQILADQKEDAELESGKGERVEKGEKEKKEKKEKKDKKEKKEKADKEKTDKTEKKAKSEKKEKTEKTEKKEKKEKEKKEKKNENKAKAVEKEKERETDKEQEEEEPKAEDTGGPETEGKVEEEKEGEKGEEENTAEEEGKKQKASRRPRIMHCKVKLLDDTLFECELDKHAKGQDLFAKVCDHLNLLEKDYYGLAIWETPSIKTWLDFTKEIRRQVQGTNYDFTFNVKFYPPDPAQLSEDLTRYYLCLQLRKDIKSGRLPCSFVTLALLGSYALQSELGEYDLEVHGTDYAKDLQLIPGQTKELEEKVMELHRTYRSMSPAQADMMFLENAKKLAMYGLDLHQAKDLDGVDIMLGVCSSGLMVYKEKLRINRFPWPKVLKVSYKRSSFFIKIRPSDLEHYESAIGFKLPNYTAAKKLWKVCVEHHTFFRLVSTEAATTPRKFLALGSKFRFSGRTQAQTRQASSMIDRPAPCFQRSASKRASRSLDGAMVSTPDKNTRPVSAPIMSPISLVDAAPSPVVPSAARTDRKQTSTPTGRPRSTERKSEMKAEAHVTDSSKTHSTKAEGTPEIKDVEKTQTEIMRHHTSISELKRSFMESAPVPRPSEWDKRLSTHSPFRTASFNGQMQPDSPVVKTKTITISDVSNSLRGEIAIKDIPIVHTETKTITYESAQTNAVSEKESGMLLSAQTITSETVSTTTTTQITKTVKGGISETRIEKRIVITGDTEIDHDKALAQAIKEAKEQHPDMSVTKVVVHQETEITPE, from the exons ATGACGACAGACGAGGCGGAGAGCGTTCATAAGAAACAGGTGTGCGAGCAGCATCAAGAAGAGGAGGACCCCACTGCTCAGGAGCCAGGCCCCCCTCACACAGCTCAGGACAGCCCCTCGGGCACCTCGCTGCCCCCCGGGGGCTCGGAGGAAGAACAGCAGCTAAAGCCGCGGCAGCGCTCGTCAGCGGGCCGCGGCCTCTCCCGCCTCTTCTCCTCCTTCCTGAAGCACCGTTCACAGTGCTCGGAGGGTGAGGGGGTGGAGACGGAGAGGGCCCGGGATGAAGGCTGCGACGAACCCAAAGCTCCCATTGCAGACCCTGAGCCAGAACTACGCTTAGAGGGTGATGTTGCACTAGACCAGCACTCAATCAGCAGTGCTGAAAACCAG CAAATCTTAGCGGATCAAAAGGAAGACGCAGAGCTGGAGTCAGGAAAGGGAGAAAGGGTGGAGAAGGGGGAgaaggagaagaaagaaaagaaagaaaagaaagacaagAAAGAGAAGAAGGAAAAGGCAGATAAGGAGAAGACCGACAAGACAGAAAAGAAAGCGAAGAgcgagaagaaagagaaaaccgagaagacagaaaagaaagagaagaaggaGAAGGAGAAAAAGGAGAAGAAGAACGAGAACAAGGCCAAAGCTGTTGAGAAGGAGAAGGAGCGAGAAACAGATAAAGAgcaagaagaggaagagcccaAAGCAGAAGACACGGGGGGACCAGAAACAGAGGGAAAGGTGGAAGAGGAAAAAGAAGGCGAGAAAGGGGAGGAAGAAAACACAGCTGAGGAGGAAGGGAAGAAGCAGAAAGCATCTCGCCGCCCCAGGATCATGCACTGCAAAGTCAAGCTGCTGGATGATACATTGTTCGAGTGTGAGCTCGAT aaACATGCCAAAGGCCAGGACCTGTTTGCAAAGGTGTGCGACCACCTCAACCTGTTAGAAAAGGACTATTACGGTCTGGCCATATGGGAGACACCATCAATAAAG ACATGGCTAGACTTTACCAAGGAAATCAGACGACAAGTACAAG GCACCAACTAtgatttcacatttaatgtGAAGTTCTACCCACCTGATCCAGCTCAGCTATCAGAGGACCTCACCAG GTACTACCTGTGTCTGCAGCTGCGAAAGGACATCAAGAGTGGCCGTTTGCCCTGCTCTTTTGTGACTCTGGCCCTGCTTGGCTCTTACGCCCTGCAGTCTGAACTGGGCGAGTACGACCTGGAGGTCCACGGCACTGACTATGCCAAGGATCTCCAGCTGATCCCAGGACAGACCAAAGAACTTGAGGAGAAGGTCATGGAGCTGCATCGCACATACAG GTCTATGAGCCCAGCTCAGGCTGACATGATGTTCCTGGAGAACGCCAAAAAACTTGCCATGTACGGGCTTGACCTCCACCAAGCCAAG GATCTGGATGGGGTGGATATCATGTTGGGTGTCTGTTCCAGTGGTCTGATGGTGTATAAAGAAAAGTTGAGGATTAATCGTTTTCCATGGCCGAAAGTTCTCAAAGTCTCCTACAAACGCAGCAGTTTCTTCATTAAGATACGGCCATCTGAT TTGGAGCATTATGAAAGCGCCATTGGCTTTAAACTGCCTAACTACACGGCTGCCAAGAAACTGTGGAAAGTGTGTGTGGAGCATCACACATTCTTCAG GTTAGTGTCCACAGAGGCGGCCACCACTCCCAGGAAGTTCCTGGCTCTGGGATCAAAGTTCCGTTTCAGCGGGCGAACTCAGGCCCAAACCCGTCAGGCCAGCTCCATGATTGACAGACCCGCCCCCTGTTTCCAGCGCTCTGCCAGTAAGAGGGCATCACGCAGCTTAGATGGAG CCATGGTTTCGACCCCGGATAAGAACACCCGTCCGGTCAGCGCTCCCATCATGTCTCCCATCTCCCTGGTCGATGCAGCTCCTTCTCCAGTGGTGCCATCTGCCGCCCGCACGGATCGTAAACAGACATCCACACCCACAGGCCGACCACGCTCCACTGAGAGGAAGAGTGAGATGAAGGCAGAAGCCCATGTGACTGACAGCTCCAAAACACACAGCACCAAAGCAGAGGGCACACCTGAAATAAAG GATGTGGAAAAGACCCAGACTGAGATCATGCGTCATCACACTAGCATCAGTGAGCTCAAGCGCAGCTTCATGGAGTCGGCTCCAGTTCCACGGCCCAGCGAGTGGGACAAACGCTTGTCGACCCACTCGCCCTTCCGCACCGCCAGCTTCAACGGCCAGATGCAGCCTGAC TCTCCTGTGGTGAAGACAAAAACTATCACCATTTCTGATGTCTCCAACTCCCTTCGCGGCGAAATCGCCATCAAGGACATTCCAATAGTGCACACAGAAACCAAGACCATCACCTATGAGTCTGCACAG ACCAATGCAGTGTCTGAGAAGGAGTCTGGAATGCTGTTGAGTGCTCAGACGATCACATCTGAGACTGTGAGCACCACCACTACAACCCAGATCACCAAG ACTGTGAAAGGCGGAATCTCAGAGACCCGTATCGAGAAGAGAATTGTGATCACTGGAGACACTGAGATTGACCATGATAAG GCTCTTGCTCAGGCTATAAAGGAGGCAAAAGAGCAGCATCCTGACATGTCTGTCACTAAAGTGGTCGTTCATCAGGAAACAGAGATCACCCCTGAGTAA
- the epb41a gene encoding protein 4.1 isoform X10, translating into MTTDEAESVHKKQVCEQHQEEEDPTAQEPGPPHTAQDSPSGTSLPPGGSEEEQQLKPRQRSSAGRGLSRLFSSFLKHRSQCSEGEGVETERARDEGCDEPKAPIADPEPELRLEGDVALDQHSISSAENQQILADQKEDAELESGKGERVEKGEKEKKEKKEKKDKKEKKEKADKEKTDKTEKKAKSEKKEKTEKTEKKEKKEKEKKEKKNENKAKAVEKEKERETDKEQEEEEPKAEDTGGPETEGKVEEEKEGEKGEEENTAEEEGKKQKASRRPRIMHCKVKLLDDTLFECELDKHAKGQDLFAKVCDHLNLLEKDYYGLAIWETPSIKTWLDFTKEIRRQVQGTNYDFTFNVKFYPPDPAQLSEDLTRYYLCLQLRKDIKSGRLPCSFVTLALLGSYALQSELGEYDLEVHGTDYAKDLQLIPGQTKELEEKVMELHRTYRSMSPAQADMMFLENAKKLAMYGLDLHQAKDLDGVDIMLGVCSSGLMVYKEKLRINRFPWPKVLKVSYKRSSFFIKIRPSDLEHYESAIGFKLPNYTAAKKLWKVCVEHHTFFRLVSTEAATTPRKFLALGSKFRFSGRTQAQTRQASSMIDRPAPCFQRSASKRASRSLDGAMVSTPDKNTRPVSAPIMSPISLVDAAPSPVVPSAARTDRKQTSTPTGRPRSTERKSEMKAEAHVTDSSKTHSTKAEGTPEIKTVARRERRHRDAQVVTATNGERKSQSPRAGTEVVRMRKKRAKKIEGETIYIRHSNLMLEDVEKTQTEIMRHHTSISELKRSFMESAPVPRPSEWDKRLSTHSPFRTASFNGQMQPDV; encoded by the exons ATGACGACAGACGAGGCGGAGAGCGTTCATAAGAAACAGGTGTGCGAGCAGCATCAAGAAGAGGAGGACCCCACTGCTCAGGAGCCAGGCCCCCCTCACACAGCTCAGGACAGCCCCTCGGGCACCTCGCTGCCCCCCGGGGGCTCGGAGGAAGAACAGCAGCTAAAGCCGCGGCAGCGCTCGTCAGCGGGCCGCGGCCTCTCCCGCCTCTTCTCCTCCTTCCTGAAGCACCGTTCACAGTGCTCGGAGGGTGAGGGGGTGGAGACGGAGAGGGCCCGGGATGAAGGCTGCGACGAACCCAAAGCTCCCATTGCAGACCCTGAGCCAGAACTACGCTTAGAGGGTGATGTTGCACTAGACCAGCACTCAATCAGCAGTGCTGAAAACCAG CAAATCTTAGCGGATCAAAAGGAAGACGCAGAGCTGGAGTCAGGAAAGGGAGAAAGGGTGGAGAAGGGGGAgaaggagaagaaagaaaagaaagaaaagaaagacaagAAAGAGAAGAAGGAAAAGGCAGATAAGGAGAAGACCGACAAGACAGAAAAGAAAGCGAAGAgcgagaagaaagagaaaaccgagaagacagaaaagaaagagaagaaggaGAAGGAGAAAAAGGAGAAGAAGAACGAGAACAAGGCCAAAGCTGTTGAGAAGGAGAAGGAGCGAGAAACAGATAAAGAgcaagaagaggaagagcccaAAGCAGAAGACACGGGGGGACCAGAAACAGAGGGAAAGGTGGAAGAGGAAAAAGAAGGCGAGAAAGGGGAGGAAGAAAACACAGCTGAGGAGGAAGGGAAGAAGCAGAAAGCATCTCGCCGCCCCAGGATCATGCACTGCAAAGTCAAGCTGCTGGATGATACATTGTTCGAGTGTGAGCTCGAT aaACATGCCAAAGGCCAGGACCTGTTTGCAAAGGTGTGCGACCACCTCAACCTGTTAGAAAAGGACTATTACGGTCTGGCCATATGGGAGACACCATCAATAAAG ACATGGCTAGACTTTACCAAGGAAATCAGACGACAAGTACAAG GCACCAACTAtgatttcacatttaatgtGAAGTTCTACCCACCTGATCCAGCTCAGCTATCAGAGGACCTCACCAG GTACTACCTGTGTCTGCAGCTGCGAAAGGACATCAAGAGTGGCCGTTTGCCCTGCTCTTTTGTGACTCTGGCCCTGCTTGGCTCTTACGCCCTGCAGTCTGAACTGGGCGAGTACGACCTGGAGGTCCACGGCACTGACTATGCCAAGGATCTCCAGCTGATCCCAGGACAGACCAAAGAACTTGAGGAGAAGGTCATGGAGCTGCATCGCACATACAG GTCTATGAGCCCAGCTCAGGCTGACATGATGTTCCTGGAGAACGCCAAAAAACTTGCCATGTACGGGCTTGACCTCCACCAAGCCAAG GATCTGGATGGGGTGGATATCATGTTGGGTGTCTGTTCCAGTGGTCTGATGGTGTATAAAGAAAAGTTGAGGATTAATCGTTTTCCATGGCCGAAAGTTCTCAAAGTCTCCTACAAACGCAGCAGTTTCTTCATTAAGATACGGCCATCTGAT TTGGAGCATTATGAAAGCGCCATTGGCTTTAAACTGCCTAACTACACGGCTGCCAAGAAACTGTGGAAAGTGTGTGTGGAGCATCACACATTCTTCAG GTTAGTGTCCACAGAGGCGGCCACCACTCCCAGGAAGTTCCTGGCTCTGGGATCAAAGTTCCGTTTCAGCGGGCGAACTCAGGCCCAAACCCGTCAGGCCAGCTCCATGATTGACAGACCCGCCCCCTGTTTCCAGCGCTCTGCCAGTAAGAGGGCATCACGCAGCTTAGATGGAG CCATGGTTTCGACCCCGGATAAGAACACCCGTCCGGTCAGCGCTCCCATCATGTCTCCCATCTCCCTGGTCGATGCAGCTCCTTCTCCAGTGGTGCCATCTGCCGCCCGCACGGATCGTAAACAGACATCCACACCCACAGGCCGACCACGCTCCACTGAGAGGAAGAGTGAGATGAAGGCAGAAGCCCATGTGACTGACAGCTCCAAAACACACAGCACCAAAGCAGAGGGCACACCTGAAATAAAG ACGGTAGCCCGGCGAGAACGGCGCCACCGTGACGCCCAGGTGGTGACGGCCACTAATGGGGAGAGAAAGAGCCAG TCACCACGGGCAGGCACAGAGGTGGTGCGCATGAGGAAG AAAAGAGCAAAGAAAATTGAGGGTGAAACTATTTATATCAGACATAGCAATTTAATGTTGGAG GATGTGGAAAAGACCCAGACTGAGATCATGCGTCATCACACTAGCATCAGTGAGCTCAAGCGCAGCTTCATGGAGTCGGCTCCAGTTCCACGGCCCAGCGAGTGGGACAAACGCTTGTCGACCCACTCGCCCTTCCGCACCGCCAGCTTCAACGGCCAGATGCAGCCTGAC GTCTAA